The Humulus lupulus chromosome 3, drHumLupu1.1, whole genome shotgun sequence genome window below encodes:
- the LOC133823776 gene encoding uncharacterized protein LOC133823776, which yields MSRPWALVCLLLLIVFTSQFEWKQQYGNEIEATPDTSRRQQYISEREESIKERIILSQEKNIQKLNELVQSLREQLLQCRGENEVDNGTTAPLTELLTELERQPVLED from the exons ATGTCAAGACCTTGGGCCCTTGTTTGTTTGCTCTTGCTAATTGTATTTACATCACAATTTGAATGGAAGCAACAGTATGGAAATGAGATTGAGGCAACTCCAGATACTTCCCGGAGGCAACAATATATATCCGAAAGAGAAGAATCTATCAAAGAAAGA ATTATCCTCTCTCAGGAGAAAAATATACAGAAACTTAACGAGCTTGTACAAAGTCTACGGGAACAATTGCTTCAGTGCAGGGGTGAAAATGAGGTTGACAATGGCACCACAGCTCCCCTGACAGAACTTCTAACTGAGCTTGAGAGGCAGCCTGTCCTGGAGGACTAG